AACGGTGAGATCCGGGTCGGGCTGCACGTGCAGAGCCTGGCCGACGGCTCCAGCGCCAGCGGCATATCGGCCACGCCCATCCAGGGAACGCTGCTCCTGCTCAGTTCCGGGCTTCTTGGATTATTGGTCTTCCGCCACCGCACCCGCGATTAACGAAACAAAACCCAAAAACAGCCACGGCTTTCGGTCGCGGCTGTTTTTTTTGCGCGGAGCACTCTCCGCTGCTCAGGGCGAAACAGATGCGTTGTCGGTAATCAGCATATTGAGCAACGCCAATCGTTTACGATTTTCCGGCGTGTCCCGAAAGGCCATGACCAGGGGCTTGCGCTTCAGTTCCTTCAAAAACTTAATATTCCCCAGAGCCATGCGTTCGGCCAGATATTGCATTACCGCGCTGTCCGTAATGGCTGCGGAAATATGCCCGCGTGAGAGTTTTTTCAGCAGGGAAGTCTCGCTGGGCAGCAGGGTTACGTTCTCGGCATACTGCTTTGCCAGCCGCGCCACAGGCTCGGGATACGCATAGGTGCGAATCAACCCGACGTATTGCTCTTTGAACAACGTTTCCAGGTCGGTCCACTCCACGTTTGACCCGGCATACGTCATGACGGAAACATCCGACCATGCCAGCGGCTCAGAGGCCAGAAAGCCGGGCTGAACCTCTTCGGGCCATGCCGGAAAATACCCCACAAATTCAGGCTCTTTGGCAAACTCCTGTGCCCTGGCCCAAGGATAAAATTCAACCAGCAACTGAACATCGACCGCCTTGAGCAGGCAGCGCAACCGCTGCACCGCATTCCCTTGGGTGGCCATTTCCGCGCCGGAATACGGCTCCCAGTTCAGCGACGCCACGCGCCAGGATTCATTCACCTTCGCCGGACCCGATCCGCCGTAGCCGGAATTATCCCGGGCAACCGAAAAAACCACACTCCCCAATAACGCGAGGCAGCAGACCACCACAGCAACACTGTTCACTCTTTTGGACATTGAACACCACCCTGATTAGCGTCATCCGTTGCATGCCCTTTCCCGGTTCAGCAAACGCTATCATGTTTCGGATACGGTTGTCATGAGCGAAGCGGTCCAACTTTCCCCCGACGGTCGCAATCAGGCCAGGGCCACCAGATCGTAGGTCTTGGCCTCTTGCACCTCGGCCCGCACGATGCGGCCCGGGAAAAACGGGTTGCCCGGATCGGAACTCACGTACACCACGCCGTCCACCTCGGGTGCCTGAAACCAGGCCCGCCCCGTATACAGCCCCGGCCAGTCCTCGTGCGGCGCCTCCACCAGCACGTCGATGTCCTCGCCCACCCAGCGTTCCATAT
The DNA window shown above is from Paucidesulfovibrio gracilis DSM 16080 and carries:
- a CDS encoding type 2 periplasmic-binding domain-containing protein — protein: MSKRVNSVAVVVCCLALLGSVVFSVARDNSGYGGSGPAKVNESWRVASLNWEPYSGAEMATQGNAVQRLRCLLKAVDVQLLVEFYPWARAQEFAKEPEFVGYFPAWPEEVQPGFLASEPLAWSDVSVMTYAGSNVEWTDLETLFKEQYVGLIRTYAYPEPVARLAKQYAENVTLLPSETSLLKKLSRGHISAAITDSAVMQYLAERMALGNIKFLKELKRKPLVMAFRDTPENRKRLALLNMLITDNASVSP